Proteins from one Streptomyces sp. NBC_00390 genomic window:
- the cas6e gene encoding type I-E CRISPR-associated protein Cas6/Cse3/CasE, translated as MFLTRFRVNTARPGARRLLSSPQALHAAVMSSFPSLLPSDSSAPDGPRVLWRLDHNTRAEVMLYIVSPTQPDLTHLVEQAGWPAAATDPDTPGWQSKPYTPLLDHLAVGDTWAFRLTANPVHHIRRKDDEPRKRTAHLTPIHQMAWLLDRQERGGFRILEKPDSKRLLPGGTTHRQQEHHGDRYELSVRDRRDLSFDKSRGQNLSRRRPVSLVTVTFDGRLEVSDPDALRRTLTQGLGKAKAYGCGLMTLASLPGGG; from the coding sequence ATGTTCCTGACCCGCTTCCGAGTGAACACAGCGCGCCCCGGGGCCCGCCGACTACTCTCCTCACCTCAGGCCCTGCACGCGGCCGTCATGTCATCGTTCCCTTCACTCCTGCCCAGCGACTCCTCAGCCCCTGACGGGCCCCGCGTGCTGTGGCGCCTCGACCACAACACACGCGCCGAGGTGATGCTGTACATCGTCAGCCCCACCCAGCCCGACCTGACCCACCTCGTCGAGCAGGCCGGCTGGCCCGCTGCGGCCACCGATCCGGACACCCCCGGATGGCAGAGCAAGCCCTACACCCCTCTCCTGGACCACCTCGCCGTAGGCGACACGTGGGCGTTCAGGCTGACGGCCAACCCCGTCCACCACATCAGGCGCAAGGACGACGAACCGCGAAAGCGCACCGCTCACCTCACCCCCATTCACCAGATGGCCTGGCTCCTTGATCGCCAGGAACGCGGAGGCTTCCGCATCCTCGAAAAGCCCGACAGCAAGCGGCTCCTGCCCGGCGGAACGACGCACAGGCAGCAGGAACACCATGGCGACCGGTACGAGTTGAGTGTCCGCGACAGGCGGGACCTGTCCTTCGACAAGTCTCGCGGCCAGAACCTCTCAAGGCGTCGCCCCGTCAGCCTGGTCACCGTCACCTTCGACGGCCGCCTCGAGGTCAGCGACCCTGACGCACTACGGCGCACGCTCACCCAAGGACTTGGCAAGGCCAAGGCGTACGGCTGCGGGCTGATGACGCTGGCCTCCTTGCCCGGTGGCGGGTGA
- a CDS encoding major capsid protein: MSLQDLIKDVTTRDLTVFARAVPTPAEWTLTTGEGAVFPDLKLQSTLWEITDSGRYVNAAKFRAYDASAPLATREVWETTRKGGLPVISQKLTVSEQEIILDEMQRGADAERLVKNLYNDTERHVEATKGRIELAAADVLLDGKLTVNENNFITEVDFGVPAENMPTAPKLWSDPTADAIRDELGWLQYLEDIGSPSPEFALTSRRVVNTWAANSTYRAAFYKSVNPSTTPTASLTPDQVNSVRIEYGLPPVRIYKGQVRVDGVWTKPIPDDRYIYIPPQRKQWANVQWGLNADSIVLSSGKNPEIEREEAPGIVVTRDVDADPIRIWTKVNASAMPVMHDPRAHLVAKVL, from the coding sequence ATGTCCCTTCAGGATCTGATCAAGGACGTCACCACTCGTGACCTGACGGTGTTCGCCCGAGCGGTGCCGACGCCGGCAGAGTGGACGCTCACCACGGGGGAGGGAGCCGTCTTCCCCGACCTCAAGCTTCAGAGCACCCTGTGGGAGATCACGGACTCCGGCCGCTACGTGAACGCGGCGAAGTTCCGGGCGTACGACGCCTCGGCTCCGCTGGCGACCCGAGAGGTGTGGGAGACCACGCGCAAGGGCGGTCTGCCCGTCATCTCGCAGAAGCTCACTGTGAGCGAGCAGGAGATCATCCTCGACGAGATGCAGCGCGGCGCTGACGCCGAGCGCCTGGTGAAGAACCTCTACAACGACACCGAGCGGCACGTCGAGGCGACCAAGGGTCGCATCGAACTGGCCGCGGCCGATGTTCTGCTCGACGGCAAGCTCACCGTCAACGAGAACAACTTCATCACCGAAGTCGACTTCGGCGTGCCGGCCGAGAACATGCCGACCGCGCCAAAGCTGTGGTCTGACCCGACGGCGGACGCAATTCGTGACGAGTTGGGGTGGCTCCAGTACCTGGAGGACATCGGCTCGCCGAGTCCAGAGTTCGCTCTCACCTCCCGCCGTGTCGTGAACACGTGGGCCGCGAACAGCACCTACCGTGCTGCCTTCTACAAGTCGGTGAACCCGTCCACCACGCCGACCGCCTCGCTCACCCCCGACCAGGTCAACTCGGTGCGCATTGAGTACGGGCTGCCGCCGGTGCGCATCTACAAGGGGCAGGTGCGCGTCGACGGCGTGTGGACCAAGCCGATTCCGGACGACCGCTACATCTACATACCGCCGCAGCGCAAGCAGTGGGCCAACGTGCAGTGGGGTCTGAACGCCGACTCGATTGTCCTGTCGTCCGGCAAGAACCCGGAGATCGAGCGGGAGGAAGCCCCGGGCATCGTCGTCACCCGCGACGTTGACGCTGACCCGATCCGTATCTGGACCAAGGTCAATGCTTCCGCGATGCCCGTCATGCATGACCCGCGGGCCCACCTCGTGGCGAAGGTGCTGTGA
- the cas1e gene encoding type I-E CRISPR-associated endonuclease Cas1e: protein MTTVSRRAALTPRNLTRTSERLSFIYLERCTVHRDANAITAEDAEGTTHIPSATIGTLLLGPGTRITHQAMSVLGETGAAVAWVGEQGVRYYAGGRALTRSSALAEAQALKWANVRNRLAVARAMYRLRFPDEDPAGLTRHELLGREGRRVKDCYKAQATRTGIPWRGRKYAPGDFASSDPINQAVTAAAQCMYGIAHAVVASLGCSPALGFVHSGHELSFVLDIADLYKTELGIPLAFDIAAEDPEDVAPRTRRALRDRINELSLLDRCVDDIKRLLLPEAKNSTGPSDQDVVTLQSDGGIEVAAGHNYGDSGHEDEVMAW, encoded by the coding sequence GTGACGACGGTCTCGCGGCGCGCAGCCCTCACGCCGCGCAACCTCACGCGCACCAGCGAACGGCTGTCCTTCATCTATCTCGAGCGATGCACGGTCCACCGGGATGCAAACGCCATTACCGCCGAGGATGCCGAAGGCACCACCCACATACCGTCGGCGACCATCGGAACGCTCCTTCTCGGCCCAGGCACCCGCATCACCCACCAGGCGATGAGCGTCCTGGGGGAGACCGGCGCGGCCGTCGCGTGGGTGGGGGAACAGGGTGTGCGCTACTACGCCGGCGGCCGCGCTCTGACCCGCTCGTCGGCGCTCGCGGAGGCACAGGCCCTTAAGTGGGCCAACGTCCGCAACCGCCTCGCCGTCGCCCGCGCCATGTACCGGCTGCGCTTCCCCGACGAGGACCCTGCCGGGCTCACCCGCCACGAGTTGCTCGGCCGCGAAGGCCGACGAGTCAAGGACTGCTACAAGGCGCAGGCCACGCGCACCGGAATTCCGTGGCGCGGCCGTAAATACGCCCCGGGCGACTTTGCCAGCAGCGACCCGATCAACCAGGCAGTCACCGCGGCCGCCCAGTGCATGTACGGCATCGCCCACGCGGTCGTCGCATCCTTGGGGTGCAGTCCCGCGCTGGGCTTTGTGCATTCCGGCCATGAGCTGTCCTTCGTCCTGGACATCGCCGACCTTTACAAGACCGAACTCGGCATTCCCCTGGCCTTCGACATCGCGGCGGAAGACCCGGAGGACGTCGCTCCGCGCACCCGCCGCGCGTTGCGTGACCGGATCAACGAGTTGTCCCTGCTGGACCGCTGCGTCGACGACATCAAGCGTCTCCTGCTGCCGGAGGCCAAGAACAGCACGGGGCCCAGTGACCAGGACGTTGTCACGCTCCAGAGCGACGGCGGCATCGAGGTCGCCGCCGGACACAACTACGGAGACAGCGGCCACGAGGACGAGGTGATGGCCTGGTGA
- the cas2e gene encoding type I-E CRISPR-associated endoribonuclease Cas2e, producing MTVIVLTNCPAGLRGFLTRWLLEISAGVFIGNPSARIRDALWEEVQQYADQGRALLAHTTNNEQGFTFRTHDHGWHPVDHEGLTLIRRPNANPVPTTTDPKPGWSKAAKRRRFGRS from the coding sequence GTGACCGTGATCGTCCTCACCAACTGTCCTGCGGGACTACGAGGTTTCCTCACCCGCTGGCTCCTGGAGATCTCCGCAGGAGTGTTCATCGGCAACCCCTCAGCTAGGATCCGCGACGCCCTCTGGGAGGAAGTGCAGCAGTACGCAGACCAAGGCCGCGCCCTGCTCGCCCACACGACCAACAACGAGCAAGGCTTCACCTTCCGGACCCACGACCACGGCTGGCATCCAGTCGACCACGAGGGCCTGACCCTGATCCGCCGCCCGAACGCCAACCCGGTACCGACGACTACCGATCCGAAACCGGGCTGGAGCAAGGCTGCCAAGCGACGACGCTTCGGAAGAAGCTGA
- the cas5e gene encoding type I-E CRISPR-associated protein Cas5/CasD: MSVLTLRLAGPLQSWGASARFTRRTTESAPTKSGVIGMLAAAAGIERGDDTELARLGALRYGVRIDQPGSRVRDFQTAHHPVTGKSMPLSERFYLADAVFVAALEGDRALLTELHAALRAPVYAPYLGRRSCPPALPIELGLHDGTTPLRQVLQDEPWQAAPWYRRQRRRDATVSLAVLREADEHEDHADVLRDQPLSFAADHRRHALRSIIGDTVEVPNPAAVPTRSAPRHDPFDALEEESARCS; encoded by the coding sequence ATGAGCGTGCTCACCCTCAGGCTCGCAGGCCCCCTTCAGTCCTGGGGGGCCTCCGCCCGTTTCACCCGACGCACCACCGAGTCCGCACCGACCAAGAGCGGTGTCATCGGCATGCTCGCCGCAGCAGCCGGCATCGAACGCGGCGACGACACCGAACTGGCCCGCCTCGGCGCCCTGCGGTACGGAGTCCGCATCGACCAGCCCGGCAGCCGCGTACGGGACTTCCAGACCGCACACCACCCGGTCACCGGCAAGTCCATGCCGCTCTCCGAACGCTTCTACCTCGCCGACGCCGTCTTCGTTGCCGCACTCGAGGGCGACCGGGCACTCCTCACCGAACTCCATGCCGCCCTTCGCGCACCCGTGTACGCGCCCTACCTAGGCCGCCGTTCCTGCCCGCCGGCCCTGCCCATCGAACTCGGTCTCCACGACGGCACCACCCCACTTCGTCAGGTTCTGCAGGACGAGCCCTGGCAGGCGGCGCCCTGGTACCGAAGGCAGCGCCGCCGCGACGCCACCGTGTCGCTGGCCGTCCTGCGCGAGGCCGACGAGCACGAGGATCACGCCGACGTCCTGCGCGACCAGCCCCTCAGCTTCGCCGCGGACCACCGCCGCCACGCCCTGCGCAGCATCATCGGCGACACCGTGGAAGTCCCCAACCCGGCCGCCGTGCCCACCCGGTCGGCGCCTCGGCACGATCCGTTCGATGCTCTGGAGGAAGAGAGCGCCCGATGTTCCTGA
- a CDS encoding head decoration protein, with translation MLQPITTQLNVTANIEWLGGRHGTDDTDTITLDIAKFTTGIHYTPSTDSRQPYSLFKSGVPVGKITASGLYGPFDKAATDGRQVLAGFVMAETLFAPTATKIPAALLWHGIVRVAKVPGGFNPADVTTTNAQIRYV, from the coding sequence ATGCTTCAGCCGATCACGACGCAGCTCAACGTCACGGCGAACATCGAGTGGCTCGGCGGCCGACACGGCACCGACGACACCGACACCATCACCCTCGACATCGCCAAGTTCACCACCGGTATTCACTACACGCCGTCGACGGACTCGCGGCAGCCATACAGCCTGTTCAAGTCCGGTGTACCGGTCGGGAAGATCACCGCAAGCGGTCTGTACGGGCCGTTCGACAAGGCCGCGACCGACGGCCGCCAGGTACTCGCCGGCTTCGTCATGGCCGAGACCCTGTTCGCGCCGACTGCGACGAAGATTCCCGCCGCGCTGCTGTGGCACGGCATCGTCCGCGTGGCGAAGGTCCCGGGCGGATTCAATCCGGCAGACGTGACGACCACCAACGCCCAGATCCGGTACGTGTAA